A window of the Hordeum vulgare subsp. vulgare chromosome 5H, MorexV3_pseudomolecules_assembly, whole genome shotgun sequence genome harbors these coding sequences:
- the LOC123396005 gene encoding alpha,alpha-trehalose-phosphate synthase [UDP-forming] 6-like: protein MASRSYSNLMELAAGGDRDQPTLPSLGQRRVPRVVTASGIVPGLHCFDDDAGTASVASDQPNQAPRERTIIVANQLPIRATRGADGAWEFSWDEDSLLRQLKESMRGHQGRVDMDFVYIGSLRDDIPAEEQEKVAAELYDRFRCVPAFLAADLRSRFYHGFCKQQLWPLFHYMLPLSPELGGRFDRTLWQAYVSVNKIFADKILEVINPEEDFVWVHDYHLMVLPTFLRKRFNRVRLGFFLHSPFPSSEIYKTLPVREELLRALLNADLIGFHTFDYARHFLSCCSRMLGLKYESQRGYIALDYYGRTVTIKILPVGIHLVQLQSVLNLPETGLKVAELMKQFCGRGRILMLGVDDMDIFKGISLKLLAFEQLLVQHPEWRGKLVLVQIANPARGRGKDVKDVQDESYAMVRRINEAFGQPDYQPVILIDRPLHFYERMAYYVVAECCLVTAVRDGMNLIPYEYIIARQGNDKIDRILGLSPSTKKKSMLVVSEFIGCSPSLSGAIRVNPWNIDSVTEAMEKALSISDCEKVLRHEKHHKFVSTHDVGYWANSFLQDLLRSCQDHNKRRCWGIGFGLRFRVVALDTSFKKLAAEQLVSAYRKATTRAILLDYDGTLMPQTSFGKNPGSKTIDMLNSLCRDEKNMVLIASTKTRATLSEWFSPCEDLGLAAEHGYFLRLKRDAEWETCGIATDCSWKQIAEPVMKTYTETTDGSVIEDKETAIVWCYKDADPDFGSCQAKELHEHLESVLSNEPVSVKADVNHVEVKPQGVSKGLVAKRMLSAMQARGLLPDFILCIGDDRSDEDMFEVITTAVDGPYLNPEAKVFACTVGRKPSKAKYYLDDTADIVRLIQALANVSDEVQGGPPSYFFACAGTSTDDRALN, encoded by the exons ATGGCCTCGAGATCCTACTCCAACCTCATGGAGCTCGCCGCCGGCGGTGACCGCGACCAGCCGACGCTGCCGTCGCTCGGGCAGCGACGGGTGCCGCGGGTGGTGACGGCGTCTGGCATTGTGCCCGGCCTCCACTGCTTCGACGACGACGCTGGCACCGCCTCGGTGGCCTCCGACCAGCCAAACCAGGCGCCGCGGGAGCGCACCATCATCGTGGCCAATCAACTTCCCATCCGCGCCACCCGCGGCGCCGACGGCGCCTGGGAGTTCTCGTGGGACGAGGACAGCCTCCTGCGGCAGCTCAAGGAGAGCATGCGCGGGCACCAGGGCCGCGTCGACATGGACTTCGTCTACATCGGCAGCCTGCGCGACGACATCCCggcggaggagcaggagaaggtcgcggccgagctCTACGATCGCTTCCGCTGCGTGCCCGCGTTCCTGGCCGCCGACCTCCGCTCccgcttctaccacggcttctgcaAGCAGCAGCTGTGGCCACTGTTCCATTACATGCTGCCACTGTCGCCCGAGCTCGGCGGCCGCTTTGACCGCACGCTGTGGCAGGCCTACGTGTCCGTCAACAAGATCTTCGCCGACAAGATCCTGGAGGTGATCAACCCCGAGGAGGACTTCGTGTGGGTGCACGACTACCATCTCATGGTCCTGCCCACCTTCCTGCGCAAGCGCTTCAACCGGGTCAGGCTGGGCTTCTTCCTGCACAGCCCCTTCCCATCATCGGAGATCTACAAGACTCTGCCGGTCCGCGAGGAGCTGCTCCGGGCGCTGCTGAATGCCGATCTGATTGGGTTCCACACATTTGATTATGCCAGACATTTCCTATCATGCTGCAGCAGGATGCTTGGGCTCAAGTACGAGTCGCAGAGGGGATACATTGCACTGGACTATTACGGACGAACTGTCACCATCAAGATACTGCCTGTGGGGATACATTTAGTGCAGctgcagtcggtgctcaacctCCCGGAGACTGGGCTCAAGGTCGCCGAGCTTATGAAGCAGTTCTGTGGTCGGGGCCGCATCTTGATGCTTGGCGTGGACGACATGGACATCTTCAAAGGTATCAGTCTGAAGCTTTTGGCATTTGAGCAGCTGTTGGTGCAGCATCCAGAGTGGCGAGGGAAGCTGGTGCTGGTGCAGATTGCCAATCCGGCGAGGGGGCGGGGAAAGGATGTGAAGGATGTACAGGATGAGAGCTATGCGATGGTGAGGCGCATCAATGAGGCATTTGGGCAGCCAGATTACCAGCCAGTTATACTGATCGACAGGCCACTGCACTTCTATGAGAGAATGGCATACTATGTTGTCGCTGAGTGCTGTTTGGTGACCGCAGTGAGGGATGGCATGAATCTTATACCCTATGAGTACATCATTGCTAGGCAAGGGAATGACAAGATTGACAGGATCCTGGGTCTCAGCCCTTCCACAAAGAAGAAAAGCATGCTTGTCGTGTCGGAGTTCATTGGCTGCTCACCCTCCCTGAGTGGCGCGATTCGGGTGAACCCTTGGAACATTGATTCAGTGACTGAGGCAATGGAGAAGGCCTTGTCCATATCTGACTGTGAGAAGGTGCTGAGGCACGAGAAGCATCACAAATTTGTGAGCACACATGATGTCGGATACTGGGCAAACAGCTTCCTGCAGGATCTGTTGAGGAGTTGCCAAGACCATAACAAGAGGCGCTGTTGGGGCATAGGATTTGGGCTAAGGTTCAGGGTTGTGGCCCTTGATACGAGCTTCAAGAAGCTCGCGGCTGAGCAGCTTGTCTCAGCCTACCGGAAGGCAACCACGCGTGCCATTCTCTTGGACTATGATGGTACGCTGATGCCTCAGACATCGTTCGGTAAGAATCCGGGCTCCAAAACGATAGACATGTTGAACAGCCTTTGTCGCGATGAGAAGAACATGGTCTTAATCGCAAGCACAAAGACCCGGGCGACCTTAAGTGAATGGTTCTCACCATGCGAGGACCTAGGCCTTGCTGCTGAGCATGGCTACTTCCTCAG GCTGAAAAGAGATGCAGAATGGGAGACATGCGGCATTGCAACAGACTGCAGCTGGAAGCAGATCGCGGAGCCTGTGATGAAAACCTACACCGAGACAACGGACGGGTCAGTCATCGAGGACAAGGAGACAGCAATCGTCTGGTGCTACAAGGACGCCGACCCTGATTTTGGATCTTGCCAAGCCAAGGAGCTCCATGAACACCTGGAGAGTGTCCTTTCCAACGAGCCGGTATCGGTCAAAGCTGACGTGAACCATGTTGAGGTGAAGCCACAG GGCGTGAGCAAGGGCCTGGTGGCGAAGCGGATGCTGTCGGCGATGCAGGCGCGAGGGCTCCTGCCCGACTTCATCCTGTGCATCGGGGACGACCGCTCCGACGAGGACATGTTCGAGGTGATCACCACCGCCGTGGACGGCCCCTACCTGAACCCTGAGGCAAAGGTCTTCGCCTGCACCGTCGGCCGCAAGCCCAGCAAGGCCAAGTACTACCTGGACGACACCGCGGACATCGTGCGGCTGATCCAGGCCCTCGCCAACGTCTCCGACGAGGTGCAGGGCGGCCCTCCTTCCTATTTCTTCGCCTGCGCCGGCACCAGCACCGACGACAGGGCGCTGAATTGA
- the LOC123452989 gene encoding protein trichome birefringence-like 14, with amino-acid sequence MKGGVLHRLLVNKLCLVLLVLLTVPIIILLLGTTPEQLKVLSQGFLQQQGLEHIGNNVPALVRRAAGPAYNDHTHTSITRRNKQNKDCNYAKGKWVGDEKRPLYSGNECKQWLSKMWACRMMQRTDFFYESYRWQPHGCEMPEFSGPNLLSRLRHKTLAFVGDSLGRQQFQSIVCIATGGKYSPDVEDVGWKYGLVKAPGALRPDGWAYRFPETNTTILYYWSASLSELEPLNTTNSVTSYALHLDRPVTFLKKYFHGFDVLVLNTGHHWNRGKFNGNHWELYADGEPVGKGRLADLNRAKNLTLYSIARWVDSELASRPQMKVFLRTMSPRHFVNGDWNTGGSCGNAIPFSNGSEVLQDHSSDLPAERAVNGTQVKLLDITAISQLRDEGHISNRTLRAPTGIHDCLHWCLPGIPDMWNELLFAQI; translated from the exons ATGAAAGGTGGTGTTCTGCATAGGCTTCTTGTCAACAAGCTATGCTTGGTCCTTTTGGTTCTCCTCACTGTGCCGATTATTATTTTGTTATTGGGCACGACTCCAGAGCAGCTGAAAGTTTTATCACAAG GTTTCCTACAGCAGCAGGGACTGGAACATATTGGGAATAATGTACCAGCTCTAGTTCGGCGTGCAGCAGGTCCAGCTTATAACGACCATACTCACACAAGTATAACCAGACGGAACAAACAGAACAAAG ACTGTAACTATGCAAAAGGAAAGTGGGTAGGAGATGAGAAGCGGCCACTCTATTCTGGTAATGAGTGCAAGCAATGGCTGTCAAAAATGTGGGCTTGTCGAATGATGCAACGCACAGATTTCTTCTATGAGAGTTACCGGTGGCAGCCGCACGGTTGTGAGATGCCAGAGTTTTCAGGGCCTAACTTGCTGAGCAG GCTGAGGCATAAAACTCTTGCTTTTGTGGGTGATTCCCTCGGGAGACAGCAATTTCAGTCCATCGTGTGTATAGCAACAGGTGGTAAATACAGCCCAGATGTTGAAGATGTTGGTTGGAAATATGGCCTTGTCAAAGCTCCAGGTGCTTTAAGACCTGATGGATGGGCTTATCGATTTCCAGAGACTAACACCACTATCCTTTACTACTGGTCTGCTAGCCTATCTGAACTGGAACCTTTGAACACAACAAATTCGGTGACTAGCTATGCGTTGCATCTTGATCGGCCAGTAACATTCTTGAAGAAGTATTTCCATGGTTTTGATGTTCTAGTACTTAACACAGGTCATCACTGGAACAGAGGGAAATTCAATGGAAACCATTGGGAATTGTATGCCGATGGGGAGCCTGTAGGGAAAGGTAGACTTGCAGATCTCaaccgtgcaaagaatcttacacTGTACAGCATTGCCAGGTGGGTGGATTCAGAACTCGCAAGCCGTCCCCAGATGAAAGTTTTTCTGAGGACAATGTCACCAAGGCATTTTGTAAATGGCGACTGGAACACTGGTGGAAGCTGTGGTAATGCCATTCCCTTTTCAAATGGAAGCGAGGTCTTGCAGGATCATTCGAGTGACTTACCTGCAGAGCGAGCTGTAAATGGAACTCAGGTTAAGCTTTTGGATATTACTGCTATCTCACAACTACGAGATGAGGGGCATATCTCAAATCGTACGCTAAGAGCTCCGACAGGCATTCATGATTGCTTGCACTGGTGCCTTCCTGGTATACCAGATATGTGGAATGAGCTCCTCTTTGCACAGATTTAG